From Lolium perenne isolate Kyuss_39 chromosome 5, Kyuss_2.0, whole genome shotgun sequence, a single genomic window includes:
- the LOC127298329 gene encoding acyl transferase 1-like: MDGRTQLKTQVKPQQTSHLPSFALSSGFSSPYSTPLPLSLKHTHHHKAMVTFTARRSEPELVRPARPTPQETKALSDLDDQWSLRFYESIVGFFRSPPGESVRPGKVAKGIKAAVAGALVYYYPMAGRLRKIPGGNKLEVDCTGEGLMFVEAAADVRLEDLGQPLVPPYPCVEEFLADAGDTRDVVGKPLLFLQVTQLKCGGFVIGLHMCHCIADGFGILQFIKSIADFACGELVPTTLPVWKRDIFTARVPPSFSHVYPAYKSFLPRLDCTEDDVMLSTPPESMEVQYLFFGPKEMEILRSHVPGHLSKSTTTFELLTAVMWRCRTIALGYEASQKVRVMFTLNTRGRSINSESVVPRGYYGNAHFSPMVELIVNELATKPLAHILELMRKVKMDTTKDCMKSMVDLMALWRERSTFGMDRTYEVSDTKWVGGNALQFGKAELVAAGTPHAGDFTSKLISYHTKCKNNDGEDSTVVSILLPKLVMEKFTKEMAIWMKK, encoded by the exons ATGGATGGACGTACACAGCTCAAAACTCAAGTCAAACCACAGCAAACGAGCCACCTTCCAAGTTTTGCACTGTCTTCAGGCTTCAGTAGTCCATACTCCACACCACTACCACTCTCTCTGAAACACACGCACCACCACAAAGCCATGGTGACATTCACGGCACGCCGGAGCGAGCCCGAGCTGGTGCGTCCGGCGAGACCGACGCCGCAGGAAACCAAGGCCCTCTCCGACCTCGACGACCAGTGGTCGCTGCGATTCTACGAGTCCATCGTCGGGTTCTTTCGCAGCCCTCCGGGAGAGAGCGTCAGGCCGGGCAAGGTGGCGAAGGGCATCAAGGCGGCCGTAGCGGGGGCATTAGTGTACTACTACCCGATGGCCGGCCGTCTGCGGAAGATTCCCGGTGGAAACAAGCTGGAGGTGGACTGCACCGGCGAAGGACTGATGTTCGTGGAGGCGGCCGCCGACGTGCGGTTGGAGGACCTCGGCCAGCCATTGGTGCCGCCGTACCCTTGCGTCGAGGAGTTCCTGGCGGATGCCGGTGACACCAGAGATGTTGTTGGCAAACCTCTGCTTTTCCTGCAG GTGACACAACTTAAATGTGGAGGATTCGTTATTGGACTACACATGTGTCATTGCATTGCCGATGGTTTTGGTATCCTACAGTTTATAAAATCCATAGCCGATTTTGCATGCGGTGAACTTGTCCCGACCACTTTGCCTGTGTGGAAAAGAGACATCTTCACTGCACGTGTGCCACCTTCCTTCTCACATGTCTACCCAGCATATAAATCATTTCTTCCTAGGTTAGATTGCACGGAAGATGATGTGATGCTATCAACTCCACCGGAAAGCATGGAAGTGCAATATCTGTTCTTTGGGCCGAAAGAGATGGAGATTTTGAGAAGTCATGTCCCTGGACATCTCTCCAAATCTACAACAACATTCGAGCTGCTTACGGCCGTCATGTGGCGATGCCGCACAATCGCATTGGGTTACGAAGCAAGTCAAAAAGTGCGAGTCATGTTTACTTTAAATACACGTGGGAGAAGCATTAACAGTGAAAGTGTCGTCCCCCGTGGTTATTATGGAAATGCACATTTCTCTCCCATGGTCGAGTTGATAGTCAATGAGTTGGCTACCAAGCCGCTAGCACATATACTCGAGCTAATGCGCAAAGTCAAGATGGACACCACAAAAGATTGCATGAAGTCAATGGTAGATTTGATGGCATTATGGAGAGAGCGCTCAACTTTTGGCATGGATAGGACGTACGAGGTTAGTGATACAAAGTGGGTTGGAGGCAATGCACTACAATTTGGAAAAGCTGAGCTTGTTGCTGCTGGCACACCGCATGCCGGAGATTTCACTTCGAAGTTGATAAGTTATCATACGAAGTGTAAGAATAATGATGGTGAGGACTCCACCGTGGTGTCGATATTACTGCCAAAATTGGTAATGGAGAAGTTCACAAAGGAGATGGCCATTTGGATGAAGAAATGA
- the LOC127302527 gene encoding RHOMBOID-like protein 2, which yields MDANGAEKGRAPPAPAGAGAYGGYEGAGDRKWWPWLVPTVIVACIAVFVVEMWVNDCPKHGSALGAGQPCVAGFLRRFSFQPLRENPLLGPSSATLAKMGALDWNKVVHQNEGWRLISCIWLHAGLIHLLVNMLSLLFIGIRLEQQFGFVRIGAIYLVSGFGGSVLSALFLRNNNISVGASGALFGLLGSMLSELLMNWTIYSNKVAAIVTLLFIIVINVAIGILPHADNFAHIGGFIAGFLLGFVLLARPQFGWMERSELPHTNQPPKYKAYQYVLWVVALVLLLVGFILSLVMLFKGKNGNDGCHWCHYLNCVPTSKWNCDT from the exons ATGGACGCGAACGGCGCGGAGAAGGGCCgggcgccgccggcgccggcgggggCGGGGGCGTACGGGGGCTACGAGGGCGCCGGGGACCGCAAGTGGTGGCCCTGGCTCGTGCCCACCGTCATCGTCGCCTGCATCGCCGTCTTCGTCGTCGAGATGTGGGTCAACGACTGCCCCAAGCACGGCTCCGCGCTCGGCGCCGGACAGCCCTGCGTCGCGGGATTCCTCAGGCGATTCTCCTTCCAGCCGCTCCGCGAGAACCCGCTCCTCGGGCCCTCCTCCGCCAC TTTGGCGAAAATGGGAGCTCTTGACTGGAACAAAGTCGTCCATCAGAACGAGGGCTGGCGCCTTATTAGCTGCATCTGGCTCCACGCCGGCCTAATCCATTTGCTTGTCAACATGCTAAGCTTGCTCTTCATCGGGATTCGTCTTGAGCAGCAATTTGGGTTTG TTCGCATTGGTGCCATCTACCTAGTGTCTGGTTTCGGTGGCAGCGTGCTCTCTGCGCTATTCCTGCGTAATAACAATATCTCTGTTGGTgcatctggagctttatttgggcTGCTTGGGTCTATGCTTTCTGAGCTACTCATGAACTGGACAATTTACTCCAACAAG GTAGCGGCCATAGTAACTCTTCTGTTCATAATCGTGATCAACGTGGCAATCGGGATACTACCACATGCCGATAACTTTGCTCATATTGGTGGATTCATCGCCGGCTTCCTTCTGGGTTTTGTTCTGCTGGCAAGGCCCCAATTTGGTTGGATGGAACGCAGTGAGTTGCCACATACTAATCAGCCTCCCAAGTACAAAGCATACCAATATGTTCTGTGGGTTGTGGCGCTCGTCTTGCTGCTTGTGGG GTTCATACTTTCGCTGGTGATGCTCTTCAAGGGCAAGAATGGGAACGATGGTTGCCACTGGTGCCACTATCTAAACTGTGTGCCGACGTCCAAGTGGAATTGCGATACCTAG